In Pedobacter sp. W3I1, one DNA window encodes the following:
- a CDS encoding SMI1/KNR4 family protein: protein MNKFKQLFKDHKREVKKLGITLNDPCSDEDLADLESKLSFPLPLDLIDFYKFCNGFETDDYLFRIVPIAEAVDYRSELKSNTFYFAEYMIYSDQWLIQLREGGQYEIINDNHGSQDMTVQTTSILKFLEIYLTEGLFSKLDHNSFWDRLNKNRE, encoded by the coding sequence ATGAACAAATTCAAACAACTTTTCAAAGATCACAAACGCGAAGTAAAGAAACTAGGTATTACCTTAAATGATCCTTGTAGCGATGAAGATCTAGCGGACCTGGAATCAAAGCTTAGCTTCCCACTTCCGCTAGATCTTATTGATTTCTATAAATTTTGCAACGGATTTGAAACAGATGATTATTTATTCAGGATAGTTCCAATAGCTGAGGCAGTTGATTATCGAAGTGAGTTAAAAAGCAATACCTTCTATTTTGCCGAATATATGATTTACAGCGATCAATGGTTAATTCAACTCAGGGAAGGAGGTCAGTATGAAATTATTAACGACAATCATGGATCTCAAGATATGACAGTTCAGACCACTTCAATTCTAAAATTTCTCGAAATATACCTCACTGAAGGTCTTTTTAGTAAATTAGATCACAATAGCTTTTGGGATAGATTAAATAAAAACCGCGAATAA